The Phytohabitans houttuyneae genome has a segment encoding these proteins:
- a CDS encoding HAD family hydrolase gives MPDQTALPDSRPARSPLSAVLFDFHGTLAQVEDPVDWVRAAAEECGVTLDRGRATVLADRLVTAGRAGGPVPHRVPPHLAEAFADRDLYEHAHRAAYVGLAETVASGVEGFEEALYGRLLRPEGWVLYADTAGTLSALKEAGIPVAVVSNIGFDIRPLFDAWGFTGLVDAYILSYEVGRTKPDPAIFLRACGALGVEPERALMVGDTPADAGAVRAGLAALVLPAADPGKCNGLAAVLDLTAP, from the coding sequence GTGCCGGACCAGACCGCCCTCCCCGACTCCCGACCCGCCAGATCGCCACTTTCGGCGGTGCTCTTCGACTTCCACGGCACACTGGCGCAGGTCGAGGACCCGGTGGACTGGGTGCGGGCGGCGGCGGAGGAGTGCGGCGTCACGCTCGACCGCGGCCGGGCCACCGTGCTGGCCGACCGCCTGGTGACGGCCGGGCGGGCCGGCGGCCCCGTGCCGCACCGGGTGCCGCCACACCTGGCCGAGGCGTTCGCCGACCGCGACCTGTACGAACACGCCCACCGGGCGGCGTACGTCGGCCTGGCCGAGACCGTCGCCTCGGGCGTGGAGGGGTTCGAGGAGGCCCTCTACGGCCGCCTGCTGCGCCCCGAGGGCTGGGTGCTCTACGCGGACACGGCCGGCACGCTCTCGGCCCTCAAGGAAGCCGGCATCCCGGTCGCGGTGGTCAGCAACATCGGCTTCGACATCCGCCCGCTCTTCGACGCCTGGGGCTTCACCGGCCTCGTCGACGCCTACATCCTGTCGTACGAGGTCGGCCGCACCAAGCCCGACCCCGCGATCTTCCTGCGCGCGTGCGGCGCCCTGGGCGTGGAGCCCGAGCGCGCCCTGATGGTCGGCGACACCCCGGCGGACGCGGGCGCCGTGCGGGCCGGTCTGGCCGCGCTGGTGCTGCCCGCCGCGGACCCCGGCAAGTGCAACGGGCTGGCCGCCGTCCTGGACCTCACCGCGCCCTAA
- a CDS encoding MHYT domain-containing protein, which translates to MEIHHFEYGFITPTLSYALSVLGSLLGLTCAVRVREAKTSAQRAWWLMLAAWAIGGTAIWSMHFMAMLGFSVVGQQIRYDVALTAASAVIAVVVVGIGLFIAALGRPSIIKIVFGGIFAGLGVAGMHYTGMAAMRVDAEIQYDSLRVGLSVAIAVVAATVALWLVVNVRGALAIIASALVMGIAVNGMHFTGMSSMSAHDHPTPGDPSGATASNLLVPIILAVILVAIALIYAVLAAPNEEDRAGLAYMDSRLADRANAPAPEPPPSPHGLAARRTNFPSSSRRL; encoded by the coding sequence TTGGAGATACACCACTTTGAGTACGGCTTCATCACGCCGACACTCAGCTACGCGCTCTCGGTGCTGGGCTCGCTGCTCGGTCTGACCTGTGCTGTGCGGGTGCGCGAGGCGAAGACCTCGGCCCAGCGCGCCTGGTGGCTGATGCTGGCCGCCTGGGCGATCGGCGGCACCGCGATCTGGAGCATGCACTTCATGGCCATGCTCGGCTTCTCGGTGGTCGGGCAGCAGATCCGGTACGACGTCGCGCTGACGGCGGCCAGCGCGGTCATCGCGGTCGTGGTCGTGGGCATCGGCCTGTTCATCGCCGCGCTTGGCCGCCCCTCGATCATCAAGATCGTGTTCGGCGGCATCTTCGCCGGCCTGGGCGTAGCGGGCATGCACTACACGGGCATGGCCGCCATGCGGGTGGACGCCGAGATCCAGTACGACTCCCTGCGCGTCGGCCTCTCGGTCGCCATCGCGGTGGTCGCCGCCACGGTCGCCCTCTGGCTCGTGGTCAACGTGCGCGGCGCGCTCGCCATCATCGCCTCCGCGCTGGTCATGGGCATCGCGGTGAACGGCATGCACTTCACCGGCATGTCCTCGATGTCCGCGCACGATCACCCCACACCCGGCGACCCGAGCGGCGCCACGGCCTCCAACCTGCTCGTACCGATCATCCTGGCCGTCATCCTCGTCGCGATCGCCCTCATCTACGCGGTGCTCGCCGCCCCCAACGAGGAGGACCGCGCCGGCCTGGCCTACATGGACTCCCGCCTCGCCGACCGCGCCAACGCCCCAGCACCCGAGCCGCCGCCCTCGCCGCACGGCCTGGCCGCCCGCCGGACCAACTTCCCGAGCTCGTCGCGCCGCCTCTAG
- a CDS encoding MarR family winged helix-turn-helix transcriptional regulator — translation MTYVPGTEGCLSFLVRHAWLSMRGVVAEVLAAHELSVAQFGSLMLLDEEPGITVAELARKVSSTRQSANEMLAGMERAGMLERQPHPTDRRAQQVFLTDAGRERLRAATPEVFAVEARLEAEFSAAERDVVRRWLSTMTQASDAHGEEIPTG, via the coding sequence GTGACCTACGTACCCGGCACCGAGGGGTGCCTCAGCTTTCTCGTACGCCACGCGTGGCTGAGCATGCGCGGCGTGGTGGCCGAGGTGCTCGCGGCGCACGAGCTGTCGGTGGCGCAGTTCGGCTCGCTGATGCTGCTCGACGAGGAGCCCGGCATCACCGTCGCCGAGCTGGCCCGCAAGGTCTCCAGCACCCGCCAGTCGGCCAACGAGATGCTCGCCGGCATGGAGCGCGCCGGCATGCTCGAGCGCCAGCCCCACCCCACCGACCGCCGCGCCCAGCAGGTCTTCCTCACCGACGCCGGCCGCGAGCGGCTGCGTGCCGCCACGCCCGAGGTGTTCGCGGTGGAGGCGCGGCTGGAGGCGGAGTTCAGCGCGGCCGAGCGCGACGTCGTGCGCCGCTGGCTGAGCACGATGACGCAGGCCAGCGACGCCCACGGCGAGGAGATTCCGACCGGCTGA
- a CDS encoding MFS transporter, which translates to MTVRNLSKDTRILAILVTAAVLIWLDATILGVALERLADPAAGLGAGPGELQWAVGSYSLIFATGLFAAGALGDRYGHRTVLVAGLAAFGVASVWAAWAGSPTQLIVARGLMGAGGAMIMPSSMAIIGVTFPPQRRAGAIAAWSASSGVGVAGGPLIGGLLIDHFWWGAVFLVNVPVVALALAGVLAAVPNPKAASRRRVDVPGLVLSTAGLVGLAYGLIEGGQSADWGQARVWAPIAAGVVLLVAFVVAELRAAQPSFDPRLFRNPRFAAGNLALGALFFGVTGQMFFGTFYLQGARGMSAWDAGLVALPGALGVIAGAPLGTHLARRLGVAVVAGAGLAAVAVAFAANLAFGLHTSLFWWCVAGGLSGLGLGAAVAPVTAAVVAALPPERMGAGSAVTSTIRQVGSVLGIAVLGTILTTSYRGGVGPALAGLPEGVRDSAGSSAEATRHAAGVLGRPELADAANRAFVDAMHVTASWAGVVVLGGAAAVLIAFRSRRRPVTESEHAPAKVAVR; encoded by the coding sequence GTGACCGTCAGGAACCTGTCAAAGGATACCCGGATCCTCGCGATCCTCGTCACCGCCGCCGTGCTCATCTGGCTCGACGCCACGATCCTCGGCGTCGCACTCGAACGCCTCGCCGACCCGGCAGCCGGCCTCGGTGCCGGACCGGGGGAGCTGCAGTGGGCCGTCGGCTCGTACTCGCTGATCTTCGCCACCGGGCTCTTCGCGGCGGGCGCGCTCGGCGACCGGTACGGCCACCGCACGGTGCTCGTCGCGGGCCTGGCCGCCTTCGGCGTGGCCTCCGTGTGGGCGGCCTGGGCGGGCAGCCCCACGCAGCTCATCGTGGCCCGCGGCCTGATGGGCGCGGGCGGCGCCATGATCATGCCGTCCTCGATGGCGATCATCGGGGTGACCTTCCCGCCGCAGCGGCGGGCCGGCGCGATCGCCGCGTGGTCGGCCTCCAGCGGCGTCGGTGTGGCCGGCGGCCCGCTCATCGGCGGCCTGCTCATCGACCACTTCTGGTGGGGCGCGGTCTTCCTGGTGAACGTGCCGGTCGTCGCCCTCGCCCTGGCCGGCGTGCTCGCCGCCGTCCCCAACCCGAAGGCCGCCAGCCGCCGGCGGGTGGACGTGCCTGGGCTCGTGCTGTCCACGGCCGGCCTGGTCGGGCTGGCGTACGGGCTGATCGAGGGCGGCCAGAGCGCCGACTGGGGACAGGCGCGGGTGTGGGCGCCCATCGCGGCCGGAGTCGTGCTGCTCGTCGCGTTCGTCGTGGCTGAGCTGCGCGCCGCCCAGCCAAGCTTCGACCCGCGGCTGTTCCGCAACCCGCGCTTCGCCGCCGGCAACCTCGCCCTCGGCGCGCTCTTCTTCGGCGTCACCGGGCAGATGTTCTTCGGCACCTTCTATCTGCAGGGCGCGCGTGGCATGTCCGCGTGGGACGCCGGCCTCGTCGCGCTCCCCGGCGCCCTCGGCGTGATCGCGGGCGCCCCGCTCGGCACGCATCTCGCCCGCCGCCTCGGCGTCGCGGTCGTCGCCGGTGCGGGCCTCGCCGCCGTCGCGGTCGCCTTCGCCGCCAACCTCGCCTTCGGGCTGCACACCTCGCTGTTCTGGTGGTGCGTCGCGGGCGGGCTCAGCGGCCTCGGGCTGGGCGCGGCGGTCGCGCCGGTCACCGCCGCGGTGGTCGCCGCCCTCCCGCCGGAACGGATGGGCGCCGGCTCCGCGGTCACCAGCACCATCCGCCAGGTCGGCAGCGTGCTCGGCATCGCGGTGCTGGGCACGATCCTGACCACCAGCTACCGCGGCGGCGTCGGGCCCGCGCTGGCCGGCCTTCCCGAGGGGGTACGGGACTCGGCCGGCTCCTCCGCCGAAGCGACCCGCCACGCGGCCGGTGTGCTCGGCCGGCCGGAGCTGGCGGACGCGGCGAACCGGGCGTTCGTCGACGCGATGCACGTGACCGCGAGCTGGGCGGGCGTGGTCGTGCTCGGCGGCGCGGCGGCGGTGCTCATCGCGTTCCGCTCCCGGAGGAGGCCGGTTACCGAAAGTGAGCACGCGCCGGCCAAGGTAGCCGTAAGGTAA
- a CDS encoding glycosyltransferase: MTLSAPEKATPPTRDPGRPLRIGMIVVSEYESDPRVRRQAEALAARGDEVTVVALAAPGRPEVDVVDGVKVVHLPTRKYRGSSAKAYLSLYGGFSARAARWLSTRPRSFDLVQAHSMPEALVFAAVVPRLFGTPLLLDVHDLTSKLFASKFAGKSKVLSAITASEKASFRFAHEVLTVHEPYADEIREWTKRPVSVVMNCPDERLFTPRAEPLRWDLAGEVVFSYHGLVAPRHGLVEATEALARLRGEFPGARLQVRGSGDGLEELGARAEALGLADAVDLPTKLYPLPEIVKELEKVHIGLVPSKLDPWTDGVLPTKLMEYAMLGVPVITFRNPVISRYFPDDAVRYVDPASPDTLHEAMRELAGDPDRAMAQAARASEVMAGLRWSEQKKLYFAVVDRLTARRG; this comes from the coding sequence GTGACGTTGTCCGCACCGGAGAAGGCCACCCCACCGACGCGCGATCCGGGCCGCCCGCTGCGGATCGGCATGATCGTGGTGAGCGAGTACGAATCGGACCCGCGCGTGCGCCGCCAGGCCGAGGCGCTCGCCGCCCGCGGTGACGAGGTGACCGTCGTGGCCCTCGCCGCTCCCGGCCGCCCCGAGGTCGACGTCGTCGACGGCGTCAAGGTCGTGCACCTGCCCACCCGCAAGTACCGGGGCAGCTCCGCCAAGGCGTACCTGTCGCTCTACGGCGGCTTCAGCGCCCGCGCCGCCCGCTGGCTGAGCACCCGGCCGCGCTCGTTCGACCTCGTGCAGGCCCACTCGATGCCGGAGGCACTCGTCTTCGCCGCGGTCGTGCCCCGGCTCTTCGGCACCCCGCTGCTGCTCGACGTGCACGACCTGACCTCGAAGCTGTTCGCGTCGAAGTTCGCCGGCAAGAGCAAGGTGCTCAGCGCCATCACCGCGTCGGAGAAGGCGTCGTTCCGGTTCGCGCACGAGGTGCTGACCGTGCACGAGCCGTACGCGGACGAGATCCGGGAGTGGACCAAGCGCCCCGTCTCCGTGGTCATGAACTGTCCCGACGAGCGCCTCTTCACCCCCCGCGCCGAGCCCCTGCGCTGGGACCTGGCCGGTGAGGTCGTGTTCAGCTACCACGGCCTCGTCGCACCCCGCCACGGCCTTGTCGAGGCCACCGAGGCGCTTGCCCGCCTGCGCGGCGAGTTTCCCGGCGCGCGGCTGCAGGTGCGCGGCAGCGGCGACGGGCTGGAGGAGCTCGGCGCGCGCGCCGAGGCGCTCGGCCTCGCGGACGCGGTCGACCTGCCCACGAAGCTCTACCCGCTCCCCGAGATCGTCAAGGAGCTGGAAAAGGTCCACATCGGACTCGTGCCGAGCAAGCTCGACCCGTGGACCGACGGCGTGCTCCCCACCAAGCTGATGGAGTACGCGATGCTGGGCGTCCCGGTCATCACGTTCCGCAACCCGGTGATCTCCCGCTACTTCCCGGACGACGCGGTCCGCTACGTCGACCCGGCCAGCCCGGACACCCTGCACGAGGCCATGCGCGAGCTGGCCGGCGACCCCGACCGCGCGATGGCCCAGGCTGCCCGCGCCAGCGAGGTCATGGCCGGCCTGCGCTGGAGCGAGCAGAAAAAGCTCTACTTCGCGGTCGTCGACCGCCTCACCGCAAGGCGTGGTTGA
- a CDS encoding lipopolysaccharide biosynthesis protein translates to MVETATPPRPGIVRAGLLSMAGLVALGLTRLLHGAMVSRATDQKTYGLVGTLIAITTIGSLLLPAGVASAASKFIPFEQGRDDAAAARGVHRLLVRVGWCGAVPISLGAAFGAAAVFDLGWLDTFQVAALCCAFSAYSVQKSVLYGFGLIPAYTRLELACSGLALAATVLVVAAGWSVYLLPLAAGYALFTIGAWWRVRPLTRGPRERFTATREIAVFVALACVGTLCSQGFLQGTQLLANHFATRQEVAYFAAAVTLIAPAYFLPRALGIVLFPSMARAHGAGDVADVRRQADISTRALLVVLAPLFAVAILVAPEILTLFGGREYADGAEVLRLMLAATYLAVVAVPAVNALSSGAHVRVPVLSAVAGLITGLAVVAALGGPLGAAGVGLGYLCGTAVTAGGPVVTAWRLHRMSWVAPVGLAAGFVAIVLIAASVADQWLNPATRAAAAAFALIVGVFVLRGQIRLLRDASIGGRLKVTGGSPSRWGRRV, encoded by the coding sequence GTGGTTGAGACCGCCACCCCGCCGCGTCCCGGCATCGTCCGCGCCGGGTTGCTCTCCATGGCGGGACTCGTCGCCCTCGGCCTGACCCGGCTCCTGCACGGCGCCATGGTGAGCCGGGCCACGGACCAGAAGACGTACGGCCTCGTCGGCACGCTCATCGCCATCACCACGATCGGCAGCCTGCTGCTGCCCGCCGGCGTGGCGAGCGCGGCGTCCAAGTTCATCCCGTTCGAGCAGGGGCGGGACGATGCCGCCGCGGCCCGGGGCGTACACCGGCTGCTGGTGCGGGTGGGCTGGTGCGGCGCGGTCCCGATCAGCCTCGGCGCCGCCTTCGGTGCCGCCGCCGTGTTCGACCTCGGGTGGCTGGACACGTTCCAGGTGGCGGCGCTTTGCTGCGCGTTCTCGGCGTACTCCGTGCAGAAGTCCGTCCTGTACGGCTTCGGCCTCATCCCCGCGTACACCCGGCTGGAGCTGGCCTGCTCCGGCCTGGCGCTGGCGGCGACGGTGCTGGTGGTGGCCGCCGGCTGGTCCGTGTATCTGCTTCCGCTCGCGGCCGGCTACGCGCTGTTCACCATCGGCGCGTGGTGGCGGGTGCGGCCGCTGACCCGCGGCCCGAGGGAACGGTTCACCGCCACCCGCGAGATCGCCGTCTTCGTCGCGCTCGCCTGCGTCGGCACGCTCTGCTCGCAGGGCTTCCTGCAGGGCACCCAGCTGCTGGCCAACCACTTCGCCACCCGCCAGGAGGTGGCGTACTTCGCGGCCGCGGTCACGCTCATCGCACCCGCGTACTTCCTGCCGCGCGCGCTCGGCATCGTGCTTTTCCCGTCGATGGCCCGCGCGCACGGCGCCGGCGACGTGGCCGACGTGCGCCGGCAGGCCGACATCTCCACCCGCGCGCTGCTGGTGGTGCTGGCGCCGCTGTTCGCCGTGGCGATCCTCGTCGCGCCGGAGATCCTGACCCTCTTCGGCGGCCGGGAGTACGCGGACGGCGCCGAGGTGCTGCGGCTGATGCTCGCCGCCACGTACCTGGCGGTCGTCGCCGTGCCCGCGGTGAACGCCCTCTCCAGCGGCGCGCACGTGCGCGTGCCGGTGCTCTCGGCGGTCGCCGGGCTCATCACCGGGCTCGCCGTGGTGGCCGCGCTGGGCGGGCCGCTGGGCGCCGCGGGTGTGGGACTCGGGTACCTGTGCGGCACCGCGGTGACCGCCGGCGGCCCGGTCGTCACGGCGTGGCGGCTGCACCGGATGTCGTGGGTCGCCCCCGTGGGGTTAGCCGCCGGATTCGTCGCGATCGTGCTCATCGCGGCATCCGTCGCAGATCAGTGGCTCAATCCGGCTACTCGGGCGGCCGCGGCAGCGTTCGCCCTGATCGTGGGCGTTTTCGTGCTTCGCGGCCAGATCCGCCTACTGCGCGATGCTTCCATTGGTGGACGGCTTAAGGTGACCGGGGGTTCACCATCTCGATGGGGACGGAGGGTGTAG